In a single window of the Gammaproteobacteria bacterium genome:
- a CDS encoding ArsR family transcriptional regulator codes for MTSIPDCAQLLKSLSDDTRLTVLRQLMSGPKRVAELNADIGAEQSLFSHHLRILRERGLVVASREGKGVSYRLAPGVKKRNALNLGCCELRFG; via the coding sequence ATGACCTCCATACCCGACTGCGCCCAGCTGCTGAAGTCCTTGAGCGACGATACCCGCCTGACGGTCTTGCGCCAGCTCATGTCCGGCCCGAAACGGGTGGCGGAGTTGAACGCGGACATCGGCGCTGAACAAAGCCTGTTTTCCCATCATCTGCGCATCTTGCGCGAGCGCGGCCTGGTGGTGGCCAGTCGCGAGGGCAAGGGCGTGAGTTATCGCCTGGCACCAGGGGTGAAGAAACGCAACGCCCTGAACCTGGGTTGCTG